The Rhodanobacteraceae bacterium DNA segment AACAGACTCACCGGCCAGGTTTCCAGGGCCTCGGGCAACAGCGTGTGGTTGGTATACGACAAGGCCTGTCGGGTGATGCGCCAGGCCTCGCCCCATTCGAGCCCGTGCTCATCCAGCAGCAGGCGCATCAACTCAGCCGGCGCCAGCGCCGGATGGGTGTCATTGAGATGGATGGCGTTGCGCTGGCCGAGCTGGGCAATAGGCCCTCCCTCCTGCAGGTGTCGCGCGATCAGATCCTGCAGCGACGCCGAGACCAGAAAAGCCTCCTGCTTCAGCCGCAACTCGCGACCAGCGTCGGTGCTGTCATCCGGATACAGCACCCAGTTGAGCACATCGGCGTCCAGCCGGTGCTGCGCCGCCGCCGGATAGTCACCACGGCAGAAAGCCGCGAAATCGATGCTCTCGCTGGCTTCTGCATGCCATTGGCGGAGCGTGGCCACCCGCTCGCTCTGATGGGCGGGAACGATGAAATCATAGGCCCGGGCGACGATGCGCTGCGCCGGTGTCCAATAGCGGCCGGCGCCTTCGGCATTGACCCGCCCACCAAAGCCGACCACGTAATGCAGGTCCGGGCGAGCCACCTCCCAGGGATTGCCGGAGCGCAGCCAGTCGTCAGGCACTTCAATCTGACGACCATCCTGGATACGCTGGGCAAACATGCCGTAGCGGTAACGCAGGCCATAGCCGAAAGCCGGCAAACCGACTTCGGCAAAGGAATCCAGAAAGCAGGCCGCCAGGCGACCCAGACCGCCATTGCCCAGCGCGGCATCGACCTCGCCCTCCAGCACATCGGCAAGCTCCAGGCCCAGTTTGGCCAGCATCTCGCGCAGGGTCTCGATGCAGGACAAGGCCGCCATCGCATTGCCCAAGGCACGACCCAGCAGAAACTCCATCGACAGATAGTGCACACGTCGCGCCTGACCCGCCGACACCGCAGCGGCGTCCTCGACCTGGGTGCGCCCCCAACGTGTCAGCAGTGCATCGCGGCAGACGTCTGCCAGGGCCCGGAACAGCGCCGACCGACGCTGCTCGCGCGAGGCCCCTGCGGTCAGGGGCTGCTGCGCCAATCGAGCATCCAGCGCGTCGCGCAGCGAGGGCCGGATGGGCACATCAACAACTTCGATCATGCAGCGCTCGCTTTCTGGCTGAGGAAGGGATGTCGCGCTTCTCCTGGCGCAAACGGGACCGGTCGGATGCCGAAGGGCAAGCGCCAGAGCACCCGTCTCGGGCGGCCCCGGGCAGCTTAATGGCCGAGCCCGAAACTGCGGCGCAGGTGCAAACGTATTCATGATCCTGCCGACCCTGGACGAAGGTCCAGGTGCGTCCGTCGAGCCGCAGCGAGGCCTCGTCGGCCTACGCTGGCTGACGCAGAAACAGGCCCATGTAGTGATCCGAAAGCTCGCGCATCTGGCCCGCTTGCGGCGCACAACGCGCCAGAGTGCGTTCAATGACGAATCCCAGTCGCTGGTAGCAAGCGATTGCGCGACGGTTGCGGCTGTCGACAATCAGGTCGATGCGCGCCACACCGCCGCGCTTCAGTTCCTCGATCAGATCCCCCAGCACCTGCTGCGCCAGACCCTTGCCCTGATGCTCGGGCGCCAGGGCGATGGTGCTGAGGTAGGCGCTGATGCCGGCAGCACTGACCAGCAGACTGAGATGGTGGAAGCCGACCACTACGCCGCCGAGCTCCCAGACCTGAAAACTCGGACGCGCACACAGATCGTCGAACAGCGGCTCGAAGTCTTGCAGCGCCATCGATTCGCGCCCAAGCCAGGCGGCGATCTGCGGATGGGCATAGATGGCGTGCACCGCCGCCAGATCCTTCGCAGTGGCGAGACGGGTGGTCATCTGCAAGCAATGGTCGGAATCGGCATGCCCCAATGTATAGCGCGTGCCGTCTTCAATCGCGCGTCGCGAATACCCGGTCCGGGTCGTCAACGGTCAGCAAGGCCTGAGCATCGGGCTCGGCGATGCAGGTGGTGCGGCCATCGGGCCAGTCGATCTCCAGCGCATCGGCCCGGGTTGCCGGACCCAGCCCGAAATGGGCCTCGACGGGGCTGGAGGACTGGAAATGACTGCCAGCCATCAATACCCGGGTTTGGATCTGCCCATCCAGACGCAGCCGCAGCCGTGCGCCTACCGCCTGAGCATTGGCGCCGCCCGTGCGCAAGCGCACGCCCAGCCCGTGATTGGCAGCTGGCGCGTCGTTTCGATACAGGCGGCCATTGCCTTCGTTGTTGGCGATGTAGATGTCGATATCGCCGTCGCGATCGTAGTCGAAGCAAGCGATGCCACGTCCCTGCCTGGTGTCATCGATGCCCAGAGCCAGCGCCTTCTCGACGAAGGTGCCATCGCCCTGATTGACGAAGAGCCGACTGGGATCGGCGTTGAACACCGGGTGGTTGCCGAAAGGCATGCCGTTGACGTTAAAGATGTCGAGCCAGCCATCCTGGTTGAAATCGGCAAAACAGCTGCCCCAACCCCAATAGCCCTGACGCACGCCAGCGGCGGCGCTGACGTCGACGAAGACGCCATTGCCATCGTTGCGGTAGAGCCGATTGCCGGTGATGCCCTGCCCGGCCACCGGCACGCCTGCCGGGTCGTAGATCGAGCTGACGAACCAGTCGAGGTCGCCGTCGTTGTCGTAGTCACCGACATCGGCACCCATGCCGTTCTCATCATCGAACAACAGCGGATCGAGCATCTGGAACTGGCCGTTGCCGAGGTTGCGGAAGGCCTTGCTGGTACCGAAATCACTGGCCATCAGCAGATCGACATCGCCATCGTCGTCAAAATCGACCAGATGCGGGCTGAAACTGTAGTCCGGCCCGGTGTAGGCCACGTTGATGCCGCTGCTGACGTCGATGTCGGTGAATCCGGATCCGGAATTGCGCCACAGGTGTCCGCTGGTGGGCGCAGCGCCGGTGCGGTTGTCCCAATGGCTGACCGCCAGATCGAGCCAGCCATCCCCATCGATATCGCCGGCGGCCGCGGAATAGGCGTCGATGGTCGACCCAGCCAGTCCCCAGGCCGCCGTGGCCTCGGTGTACTGGCCTGACTGGTTCAGATACAGGCGGGTACCGAAGCCGCGCAGGCCGGTCAGCACCAGATCCAGGTCGCCGTTGTTGTCGAGGTCGGCCAACAGCGCGCCAGCCGCGACGTTGCCAGTGAGGTTCAGACCCACCTGCGCTGCCACTGATTGGAAGCCGCCATTGCCCAGATTGCGCAAGACCCGCAACGGCAGGTAGTCGCCCTGCGGGATGATCAGGTCGATATCGCCATCATTGTCGATATCCCCGGCGGCAACTCCCGCCGGCATCATGTCGCGGGTTTCGGAGTAGCCGAACTCGAAGCGGAACTGCGAGCTGGCACCTGAGGCACTGGTGACGTCGACAAAACCCCAGTTGCCGCTGGCCGCAGCACCTGAACTCATTCCAGGTGCGGCAAGCAAGACGAGAATCGCTAATCCAGTGCTGTGCATGGGGCTATCAAAGTTGACGTCGGACTCCCGGCAACAGCACCAGACCGGCCATCAGCAGACCCAGCAACAGCAGACCCGGGCCACCGAGGGCAGGCACCTTGATCGCGGTGACCGTGACCGAAGCTGTGCCCGAGGACGGCAGATCATCGACGTCCCCGGAATAGGTCGCCACCAGCTGGTAGACGTTGAAATCTGCAAAGGTCACCACGCACGAAGTCTGTCCGTTGCCGTCCAGCACCAGGTTCTGACACACCGGCAGGGCCACGCCATTGGCGCTGATGCTCACGGTGCCGGACAGCGGCGGTACGCCGCCGCTGACGGTGATCGACAACTGCACCGGATCGCCTACGACCACCGCCTGTGGCGAAACCGTCAGTGTGGTCGTTGTCGGCACCCTTTCCACGGGCAGCGACAGCGCGCCCGAGGAGGCCAGGTTGTTGGCATCACCGGAATAGTTGGCAACGAGATTGCGCGCGCCTTCGGGCGAGAAGCTGGTGCTGCAGCTGGCCGTTGCAGCCACCACGGTCACCGCGGCACACCCGGCAATCGGATTGGCGCCTTCCAGGAATGCGACCGTGCCTGTGGTGTTGACGCCATCGCTGACGGTGGCCGTCAGTACCACCGTCTGACCGACAATCGCCGGATTCGGTACGGCGCTCAGCGCAGTAGTCGTGGGCGCCGGGTTGACCGTCTGCGCCGCGGTGGCGGACGACGGCAGATTGTTGACATCGCCCGAATAGCTGGCCGTCAGGGTCTTGGCGCCGGCCGTCTGCGAGCTGAGATTGCAGCTGACCGCCGGCAGCGCGATCGTGCAGCTGGCGCCGGTGCCGTCATCGACCATGACGCTTCCAGTTGGCGTACCAAAGCCGGTCACGCTGACCGTCACCGCATAGGGCTGACCGGCAACGCTCGGCGACGGCACCACGGTAACGATCGTGGTGGTCGAGGGTGCCCGGTCTATGGTGTAGGGCTCGGTGTCGGCACTCGGCAGGTTGTTGACATCGCCGCCGTAGCTGGCGGTCAGAGTCTTTGCGCCGGCGAGGTTGGATGTCAGATTGCAGCTGCTTGCAGGCAGCACCACGGTGCAACTGGCGCCGGCGCCATCGTCGATGACGACATTGCCGACCGGCACACCAAAGCCGGTCACGCTGACGCTGACCGCATAGGCTTGACCGACCACGCTGCTGGCGACTGGCACAACGCCGGTGATGGTCGTGACTGAGGCCGCGCGAAGCACTTCGTGCGCTGCGGTGGCGCTGCTGGGCAGATTGAATCCGTCGCCAGGATAGCTGGCGCTGATGGTCTTCGGTCCGGCCACGGTGGATGTCAGCATGCAGCTGACAGCGGGCAGCGTAATGGTGCACATCGCGCCGTTGCCATCGTCGACGCTGACGTCGCCGCCAGGCGGACCAAAGCCACTGACGCTGACGCTGACCACATAGCTCTGACCCACCGTGCTGGGTGAGGGCACGATGCTGTCGATCTGGGTGCTGCTCGGGGCTCTATCGACCGTCAGCGCCGCCGTGTCGCTGCTACCCGCATAGCTGCTGTCGCCACCGTAGCTGGCAGTGATCGTCAAGGGTCCGACAACAACGGAGGTCAGCTGGCAACTGCTGGCTGGGAGCACGATGGTGCATTGGGCGCCGTTGCCGTCGCCGACCACCACGCTGCCGGTAGGCGTACCGCTGGCGGCCGACACCGCCACGGTGACGGTGTAGGGCTGACCGACCACCGCCGGCGACGGCGATATCGAGACAATGCTGGTGGTCGAGGGCAACAAGCCCTTGAGCAGATCGAACATGCCATCCACGATCCGATTGGCGGCGATCGGCGCGGAACTGAAGCTGGCCGCGCCGGTGCCGAGATCGAAGGAGATCAGATCGAATCCGCTCATGCCGACACGGGTACCGACGGCGCGCAGTGCGCCATCGTTGACGGTGACGGTATCCGGAGCAATGGCACAGCAATCGGCGGTTGCGGCACCGATGGGAGACAGGTTGGCGCTGCTCGGATCGACGCTCACCAGTTGCAGGCTGTAGTTTGCGGGCGCACCACTGGCCAGCTGCTGCAGCCCAATCAGCGTGTTGGTCAATCGATCGGTGACCAGTGCCACCAGCTCGGCGCTCATGGCGGTCTGGCTCACCGCGGGAGAGCTGGTGGAGAATCCGATCAGCATCTGGGTTCCGGGCGCGCCTTGCAGGCGACCGACCGCGTAGAGCACGCCGCTGCGTTCGGCCACAGCCCCGGAAATCAGCTGACAGCAGTCCGCTGCACCCGGATTGACCACTGTTGCGGTCGCGGTGGCGGTGTCCACTGCCAGCACGTCAAGCTGCGTGGCCGACACCTGACGCAGGGCCAGCAGGCGCTGGGTACTCTGCTCGAAAGCGGCGCCGACGATACGTCCAGGCAGGGACAGGCTGCCCACCAGCGCCCCGGCGCCGCTGAGCGCATCAAAACGATAGAGCACGCTGATCGACGGATCGGACGAACTTGGCCCGAACGCAAACAGCACCTGCGAGAAGGGGTCAAAGGCGTTGGCACTCATTGCCACTTCACAGCAGGCCGCCGCACCGGTGCCAAGATCGGTCAGCGAGCCGTCCGCGGGATTGATCGCTGCCAGCGTGGTGCTGCCCGTGCTGCGGTCGTAGCTCAGGGCGTACAGCTGTGCTGCGGCCGGACTGGCCTGCAGCAAGGCCACCAAAGCCAGCGCCGCGCTGGCCAACAAGGGCAGGAGGGTGCGCATGACCGCGCCCCTCAGTGGGCGTTGGCGTCAGAACGCAACAGCGCTGCTTCCAGCCGCTCCAGGCGGGCTTCCAGCTCGGCAATGCGCCGATCGCGCTTGTCGATCTCGGCACTCAGCGCCTGACTGGCCGCCAGCGCGACGCCGGCCACGTCCGCCGGCGCCAGTGAACGTTCGCTCACGCCGAAGCCGAAGGTGCGATAGAAGTCCTCGGCCACCGGGCCGATATGACGATCGCCATCACTAGTCTTGATGTAGTTCCAGCTGAAGATCGGCAACTGGCGCAGCTGAGACAGCAGTTCACCACCGGCGACGGCGACGAAGTTTTCCTTGCTGTAGCGGCTGGACAGCTGGGTAATGGTGCCACCCACGAACAGATTGCCGGCGCTGTCGAGCTCCAGCCGACGCTCCTCGGTGGCCGGATCCGAATCGTCGGGCAGATCAACACGCAGCAAGGCATCCGTGTAGGCAGGCCCGCGCCTCAGGTGCAGCGCCGCCAGAGGGGCGGAGTTACCCATGGCCACATCACCGTCGGAATCCACGAAAAAACTGCTGGTCGGCGCACCAGGTCGGATGCGAAA contains these protein-coding regions:
- a CDS encoding GNAT family N-acetyltransferase: MTTRLATAKDLAAVHAIYAHPQIAAWLGRESMALQDFEPLFDDLCARPSFQVWELGGVVVGFHHLSLLVSAAGISAYLSTIALAPEHQGKGLAQQVLGDLIEELKRGGVARIDLIVDSRNRRAIACYQRLGFVIERTLARCAPQAGQMRELSDHYMGLFLRQPA
- a CDS encoding CRTAC1 family protein; translated protein: MSSGAAASGNWGFVDVTSASGASSQFRFEFGYSETRDMMPAGVAAGDIDNDGDIDLIIPQGDYLPLRVLRNLGNGGFQSVAAQVGLNLTGNVAAGALLADLDNNGDLDLVLTGLRGFGTRLYLNQSGQYTEATAAWGLAGSTIDAYSAAAGDIDGDGWLDLAVSHWDNRTGAAPTSGHLWRNSGSGFTDIDVSSGINVAYTGPDYSFSPHLVDFDDDGDVDLLMASDFGTSKAFRNLGNGQFQMLDPLLFDDENGMGADVGDYDNDGDLDWFVSSIYDPAGVPVAGQGITGNRLYRNDGNGVFVDVSAAAGVRQGYWGWGSCFADFNQDGWLDIFNVNGMPFGNHPVFNADPSRLFVNQGDGTFVEKALALGIDDTRQGRGIACFDYDRDGDIDIYIANNEGNGRLYRNDAPAANHGLGVRLRTGGANAQAVGARLRLRLDGQIQTRVLMAGSHFQSSSPVEAHFGLGPATRADALEIDWPDGRTTCIAEPDAQALLTVDDPDRVFATRD
- a CDS encoding Ig-like domain repeat protein; the encoded protein is MRTLLPLLASAALALVALLQASPAAAQLYALSYDRSTGSTTLAAINPADGSLTDLGTGAAACCEVAMSANAFDPFSQVLFAFGPSSSDPSISVLYRFDALSGAGALVGSLSLPGRIVGAAFEQSTQRLLALRQVSATQLDVLAVDTATATATVVNPGAADCCQLISGAVAERSGVLYAVGRLQGAPGTQMLIGFSTSSPAVSQTAMSAELVALVTDRLTNTLIGLQQLASGAPANYSLQLVSVDPSSANLSPIGAATADCCAIAPDTVTVNDGALRAVGTRVGMSGFDLISFDLGTGAASFSSAPIAANRIVDGMFDLLKGLLPSTTSIVSISPSPAVVGQPYTVTVAVSAASGTPTGSVVVGDGNGAQCTIVLPASSCQLTSVVVGPLTITASYGGDSSYAGSSDTAALTVDRAPSSTQIDSIVPSPSTVGQSYVVSVSVSGFGPPGGDVSVDDGNGAMCTITLPAVSCMLTSTVAGPKTISASYPGDGFNLPSSATAAHEVLRAASVTTITGVVPVASSVVGQAYAVSVSVTGFGVPVGNVVIDDGAGASCTVVLPASSCNLTSNLAGAKTLTASYGGDVNNLPSADTEPYTIDRAPSTTTIVTVVPSPSVAGQPYAVTVSVTGFGTPTGSVMVDDGTGASCTIALPAVSCNLSSQTAGAKTLTASYSGDVNNLPSSATAAQTVNPAPTTTALSAVPNPAIVGQTVVLTATVSDGVNTTGTVAFLEGANPIAGCAAVTVVAATASCSTSFSPEGARNLVANYSGDANNLASSGALSLPVERVPTTTTLTVSPQAVVVGDPVQLSITVSGGVPPLSGTVSISANGVALPVCQNLVLDGNGQTSCVVTFADFNVYQLVATYSGDVDDLPSSGTASVTVTAIKVPALGGPGLLLLGLLMAGLVLLPGVRRQL